The following DNA comes from Alienimonas californiensis.
TCGAGATCCGGTTGGAGGTCCACGGCCGCGGCGGCTCCGCCCTGCTGCCGAATATCGCCCAGATGATGGCGGTCGCCGACCACCCCAACGCGGTCGTCTGTTGGAATTGCAACGGTTCCGACCTCGACGGGGAGGGGTTGGAGCACAACTTTAATTTGGTGAAGGAGAAGATCGGCACGGTGCACATCCACGATTTGCGGAACGACGCCTATCCGTGGAAGCCGTTCTTCAAACTGCTGAACCGCTCCGGGTTCGCCGGTTGGACGCTGCTGGAGGACGGGAACGTGCCGGAGAACGTCGTCTCGGCGATGCGCCAGAACCGCCCCATCTGGGACCGACTCGCCGCCCTCTGACCGCTCCCCTCGGTTCGCCGTCGCCGCCAGGCGGCGCGCCCCCGCTGATGACGTCCCTGCAACGAGAGACGGGTACGGCTACGATGCCGAACCGTCCCGCTTTGGACTCTGTGATGTCGATCCGCACCTCTCTCGCCCTTGTCGACAGCTTGGCCCCGGTGCGAGCCGCCGTCGCCTGCGGGGATCGAGCTTTGTGCGAGGCCGTCGTCGCCCGCCACGCCCGAGAGTTCCGGGGCGGGGACGAGGATGAAGAGTTTCGGGAGTGGGCGGAGGGGATGCTGCTGTGCGATTCCCCCCCGGACGCCGAGCCGGGGGCGTGGAACTACGTGATCGAGGTGTTGGCCGTTCACTTCGGGCTGGGGTGGGACGACGACACGGACTTCAATGAGGGTTGGAAGCACAACCACGTTTGGGCGGACTATCGGTCGGTATTGGAGTCGCACATTCCCGAGGCGGCCGACCGGTTGCTCGCCCGCCTTGAAGAGGGTCGACCGTTGCGGGGCCGCCAGATCGAGCACGACGGATGCCTGTTCAGCTTCCTGACGCCGGAAGAGGCGGCCGAGTTGCACGCCGCGTTCGCCGCGGTCGACGCGGACGCGGTATTCGTAAGCGAATCTCCCGCTGAGGGATCCGCCTCTCACCAGCCGACGCCGCCGCCCGCGCCGCTGACGGAATCTGAAGCGACGGATCTCTTGCAGCGGATTCTCGAAGGGGACGGGGAGGCCGTCGGAGACGAACTTCGCATTCTGTTCGCCAAGCACCCGATGATGGGCGGCGCGGGACCGGGCGGTTCGCACGTGACCGACGCGGCCGAGTTGCGGGACTTCCATAACCCGCTGGTGGAGTTCCTCAAGCGGGCCGTGGACCGTGGGGCGACGCTATTGCTACAGGCATCCTAAAGGTGAACTCGCCCCCCCGCCCCGACCTCGACCAGTTGCTCGCCGCGGCCCGGTCGGTGCGGCGGCCGTTGACGTTGCCGCGGGACTGCTTCGCGGGGAAGGTCGGGGCGGCGCTGGTGACCGCGGAGGGCGATCTGTTCACGGGGGTGAACCTCGATCTGGCCTGCGGCATCGGCTTCTGTGCGGAGCACAGCGCCGTCGCGGAGATGCTGAAAACCCACCAGACCCGCGTGGTCGCCGTCGCCGCGGTCGGCCGCCGCGGCGTGCTCCCGCCCTGCGGCCGCTGCCGGGAGTTGCTGATTCAGATCGACCCCGCCAACGCCAACGCGGAGGTGCTCGTCGCCCCCGGGCAGACCGTCCCCCTGGGCGAACTGCTGCCCCGCCACTGGTATCCCAGCGAGGCGGACGCGGAGGCGTAACGCCGGGGCCCCGCGGGGCCTCGGCGTTACGGCCGGAGCCTCGACGTTACACTGGGGCGATGAGCGAGGAACGAACGGACGAACCGACGGACGCGCAGATCGTCGCCCGGGTGACGGACCTGCTGGCGCACCTGTGGATGGTACGGACGTTCGTGAAACACTCGGAGGAGGCGGAGGAGTACGAGGACCTCCTCGAGTTGCCCCGGGCGGCCTTCGACGTGGCGCGGGCGGTGGAAACGCGGCTTGACGACGTGCCGGCCCTGCGACGTATGCTCGCCAAGAAGGTGCCGAAGCTGCGGCGGGCTGCCGACGAGTTTCGGGTCCACGCCGCCGCCGCCAGCACGCACACCAACTGGCAACAGGCGGTGATCAGCCTCGACGCCGTCGTCGCCGGGCTGGCGGCGCTGCTGCCGGCCAAGGTCGCCCCGCCGGCCTCGCCCCGACTGCCGACGTCCCCCCGGTCGCCGACTTCGCCGCTTCCCGCCTCGCCGCGTCCGTCCCCGCCCCGCTCCGCCCCGTGACTCTCGCCCCGCCCAGCGCTCGCGGACGGGACGACGCCTACCGGAACGACTCTTTCCGGGACGACGAGGACGACGACGGCTCGGTGGCGATGTTCGCCCCGTCCCTGCCCCCCCGCCGGCGGAGCGACGCCCCGCGGTACGCCCCGCGGCCCGAGCCCGCCCCGGCGGCGCCCGTTCCGGCGCCCCCCGCCCGGCCGTCTTCGCCGCTGGCGGAGTTGTTCGCCGAAGAAGAGGCGGACGCCGCCGCCGCCGCCGCCGCCGCTTCTTCCCAGCAGACCGGCCAACAGACCGGCCGCCGGGGGGAGGAGCGCAGGACCGCGGAGCCGGTCCGCCCGTCGCCCTCCCCCGCCGTGACGATGCGGACGGAGCCGCGGACGGAGGTCGACGAACCGAGCGTGGCGGCGGAACCGATCTGGGTCGGCGTGGCCCGGGGCGTGGCGGCGGCGCTGTCCGCCGGGGCGCTGGCCGGGGCGGCCCTGGCCCTCCGCGCGACTCCGGCCGGGTCGGAAAGTCCCGGCGGCCCGGCGTGGCTGGCGGACCTCGCCCCGCTGCCGGACGCGGCGCTCGCCCCGCTGCTGGCCTTCTGCGGCACGGCGCTGGGGCTGTTCGCGGTGAAGACGAACCTGCCGACGCCCCCGCGGTGGGGGGCGACGCTCGCCGCCGCCGCGGTCGCCGGCGGAGCCCTCAAAGTGGCGGTGGCGGACGGATTGGCCGCGGGGTTCGGTCCCTCGCTGGCGTGGCAGATCGCCGTCTGTGCCGGCCTGATTCTCGCCGCCACCCGCTGGAGCCCCGGGACCGCCGCAGTGCGGGGCGGACGGTTGGCGCCGCTGATCGGCCTGCTGGTCTGCGGCCTCACGTTCCCCCTGGCCGACGGGGCGCTGAGCGACCTGCCGACGGAGGACCGCGGCCCCAGCGCCGCCGGCCGTGCGATCGCCGGCTGGTGGACCGACGCGGTGCGGTTCGAACCGCCGGACGGGGCGACGGACGACAAACATGCATCCGGGGAACATGACGAACACCCCCCGCAGCGGATTGTACGCTGAGGTATCGCATCGGGGCGAAAAGGGGGGCGGCGGAGTTCGAATCGTCCTCGCCAGTCATCGGTTGCGGTTGATCCGCTTCGAAAAATCGCGGACCGTATGATCCGCGAACGATCTGGTACGTTTACGAGTACGCCGGCAACGATGCCGCACAGCTGTCGCTGACAGCCACATCTGTTCTCCAAGCCTCTAGATACATGCTGATCGCCTTGGCAGTCGTAGGCTTTGTCTTCGTTGCCCTGCTTGCATTGTTCCAAGCGTTCGTCCCTCTGCATGACTCGGACGGCAAGCGTCGCCCACAACGCGTCGCCGCACTTGTTCTCCTTGTGCTGGCCATCGCGGGCACGGCAACTGCAAGAGAAGTGTGGGCGGATAAAGAGGCCAGAGCAAAACAGCAGAAGGTCCAGAAAGACCATGACGAAGAGCGAACAAACGACGATAAGGCTCGTCAGGTTCTAAACCGACGACTCGCTCAGTCAAAGAAAGACTTTGACGCTGCGCGTCGTGAGTCAAATGAGGCGAATGCCAAGATCGTCGCGGAGCAAGTGGCTGGGAGAGTGCAGGCCGTGGCCGAAGCGAAGAGGGCTGAGGAACAGCGCGACACAATAGCCCGGGAGAACGCGGTACTTAATAGCCAAGTCGCCGACCTTAAAGAGAAAGCTAGGCGGCTCGAAGGGATGGTGGCGATCTTGGCGGAAAACTCTCCGACACGTATCGCTCGGCTCGACTTCCAAATGCAAAATCGCGTCGACGCGATTGGAAGCGGAGCCGCTCCTTCTGATTTTCCCCGGACGATCTATGTGCAAGTTAGCGAGTCG
Coding sequences within:
- a CDS encoding cytidine deaminase family protein, which codes for MNSPPRPDLDQLLAAARSVRRPLTLPRDCFAGKVGAALVTAEGDLFTGVNLDLACGIGFCAEHSAVAEMLKTHQTRVVAVAAVGRRGVLPPCGRCRELLIQIDPANANAEVLVAPGQTVPLGELLPRHWYPSEADAEA